A segment of the Serratia fonticola genome:
GCCAGCGCGTTCTTCAGCTACGTCCTCAAAGATCGGGGCAAAGCTACGGCATGGGCCGCACCATGGTGCCCAAAAGTCGATCACAACTGGCAAATCATCTTGCAGTAACTGGTCCAGGTTGGCGGCAGTGGCGTTGATTACCTCGCCGTCAAACAATTCGTGACCGCAGCGGCCACATTTGGCACCGTCCGACAGACGATCTTCAGGGACGCGGTTGGTGGCATTACAAGCTGCACAAACGGTATTCATGTTTACCTCAGGGGCTGGTGCAGCGATATTTACCCTTAATATTTGAAGCGGCAGAGGTATCGGCGACTTTTGCTCGCCGACCTGCAACACCAAGTACTTTGGCTATAGGCTGCGGATATGTATCTTTAATGTTGCTTATTATCGGTAAAAGTGGGGCATACGACCAAATGATTTGTTCGATGAATTTGATAGTTGCTAGCTTTTAACGCAAGTTGGTGGCTTAGCGCACCAACATCAGGTAATCTTCGCGCCCTGCGCGTTGGTGGAGAAGACAATGAACGATTCATTTAGTGGCAAGAACGGTAAAGTCAAAGTGATGTACGTCCGCAGTGACGACGATAACGGCGACAACCGTAACAAGAATAAACGTCCGGACGGTAAAGGCCGTCCGGCTGACAATGCACGTTCTGGCCGTGCCGGGCAGGACAAGCCGCGCGGTGGTGACCGCCGGGGTTCCGATCCCCGCCGCAGTGAAAGCGATCGTCCTCGCCGCCCAGCGCGCACAGAAGATCGTGGTGGCTATGAGTCGCCGTGGAAAACCGTGTCTCGCGCTCCGGAAGAAGAACCTGCGTTTGATCATGGTGGCATCAGCGGCAAGAGTTTTATCGATCCTGAACAACTGCGCCGTCAACGAGCGGAAGAAACCCGCGTCTATGGTGAAAACGCCTGTCAGGCGCTGTTTGCCAGCCGCCCAGATGCCATCGTGCGTGCCTGGTTTGTGCAATCCGTGACGCCACGTTTTCGTGAGGCGTTACGCTGGATGGCGGCAAACCGCAAAGCTTACCATGTGGTGGATGAAGAAGAGCTGGCGAAAGCGTCCGGCACTGAACACCATGGCGGCGTGTGTTTCCTGATTAAGAAGCGTCAGGGTCTGGACGCGCAGACCTATCTGAAGAGTGCTCCGGCCAAAGATTGCGTGTTGGCCTTGGAGGAGGTGGGTAACCCACATAACCTGGGCGCCATTGTGCGCTCTTGCGCCCACTTCGGCGTGAACGGCGTGTTGCTCCAGGACCCGGCCGTGCTGGAGTCTGGCGCGGCAGTACGTACCGCAGAAGGTGGGGTAGAACACATCAAGGCCATTAATGCCGATGATTTCCTCTCCGTGCTGGATACTTTCCGCAAAGCAGGTTACACCATCGTCACCACCTCCAGCCATAAAGGCACCCCACTGGCGCAGGCCAAGTTGCCAGCCAAGATGGTGCTGGTGTTGGGCCAGGAGCGTGATGGTCTGAGCGACAGTGCCTGGCAGCAGGGCGATATGAGCGTGTCTATCGGCGGTACCGGCAAAGTAGAAAGCCTGAACGTCTCGGTGGCTACCGGAATTCTGTTGGCCGATTGGTGGCGCCAGAACCAGGCGTAATGCTTTACGCTATATAAAATCCGATTAATAACAAAGCCCTGGCCGCAAAGCCAGGGCTTTGATCTATCAGGGTCAGTAGAAAAACCGGCTGACTACTATGCTCTAAAAGCTTCCCCCTATTCGTATTCATCTATACTCATGCTGTTCAACATACGTACAGAAACCTGCCGTTAGGGTTTACAGGTACAAGTGCGATCGCTGGTCATGCCATTGCGACCGGTGCGATTCCGGTGACCAATAATACGCGGAAGTTTGAACGGGTAACGGACCTGATACTGGAGGATTGGGCAAAATAACAATGAGAAGGGATAATACTAAAATGAGCGCACTGACGATCGATAATCTGGCTCGCTCTTAAAAATCAGCTTTCTCAACTTTCACTTTCTCAGGAAATTTCTTTTGTGTCGCATAAAAGCTGCCAAGGGTAAAAGCTTTCAGCTGTTGTTCCGTATCAGCCTGGCACGAAGCGGTGTCGCAAGCAGCGCTGATGATTCCGTAAGTTACGGCCTTCTGTTTCATATCAAATTTGGCTTCTTCTAGACTGTTTTTCCCCATGGTGACCACACATCCAGACACGATAGCCTGAGCTTTTTGCTCGTTCATGCGTAGAATTTTGTCATTGACGAGTTTGCTGTACCCATCGTTGTTATACACATCGGCGGCGAACTCACGGCATTCATCATAATACTGACTTGCTTTGACTTCTGTATAGGCAGGTATTTTCATGTCAGCACAACCAACCATACCAAGGCTCATTGCTGCGATCAGTGTTTTTTTTATCGTGCTTTTAGCCAAGAGATTCCCTGTTATAAAAGTTTATAAATTCAACTAATATCCATTCTGGTACTGCGGCACTATTGTTGTCTTTTATGTACTCAAAATCCACAAAAACAGGTCGATGGGGAAAGCATCATTCAATTCTATGGGGCGGTCCATCTTTGAACCGCCCCATATCACAGCAGATCTTTAGCCACTTCCATTGGAGTTTATGGGCGTGACTCGATCAGTGGGCTCCGCCCCCACCGCCCCCGGAACTGAACGGCGGTTTGGCGAACCATACCAGCGCCAGCAATATCAGGAACACCCCCGCCGATAGCCAGAAGATTTCATTGGCTGAAATGATCAGCCCTTGGGCAGTAATCTCGTTGGCGATATACGCCGAAGCCTGTTGCTTGCTCATACCGAGCTGCTCCAATTTGCTGTACATCTCCTGCGACTGCGGGTTAAACGGGTTCACAAACTCCGTCAATTGCGAATGGTGCATCGATTCCCGTCTGCTCCACAATGTCGTGGTGATCGAGGTGCCAATAGAACCCGCCAAGGTACGGGTAAAGTTCGACAGGCTCGACGCTGCCGCCATGCGTTCTGGCGGTAAACCGGATAGCGTTATTGTCGTCAGTGGCATAAAGAAGCAGGCGATCGCAAAGCCTTGCACAAATTGTGGCCATGCGGAGGCACCAAAATCCATACCGGGTTCAAATGTATAGGCGCGCCAATAGAAGCACACGGCATACATAATGAAGCTGAAGGTCACCAGACGGCGCATATCCAGCCGGTTACCAAAGCGACCGATAATGGGGGACAGCACCACCGGGATCAACCCCACCGGTGCGGATGCCAAGCCTGCCCAGGTGGCGGTATAGCCATAGACCTCCTGTAGCAATTGCGGCAGCAGTACGATCGCCCCGAAGTACAGCATATAGGCCAGGCTGATACACAGGCAGCCGATGGTAAAGTTGCGCGACTTGAACAGCGATAGATCCACCACCGGGTGATCATCCGTCAGCTCCCACACCACCAGGAATACCAGTGCCACTACCGCGACGATGGTCAGGACGATGATCTCGGTGGAGTTGAACCAGTCCAGCTCTTTACCCTGGTCGAGCATGATCTGCAATGCCCCGATACCCACCACCAGCAACACCAGCCCAACGGTATCGATCGGTTTGATCTCGGTTTTGGTTTCCCTGCCTTTTAGCGTTGACATGGCGACCAGGATCACGAACAGCCCGATCGGAATGTTGATGAAGAAGATCCAGCCCCAGTGATAGTTATCACTGATATAACCGCCCAGAATTGGCCCGAAAATCGGCGCGACGATCACGGTCATCGACCATAGCGCCAAGGCCATCGACCGCTTGGCGGGGGGATAGTTGTTCAGCAATAAACTTTGCGATAATGGGATCAACGGCCCGGCGACGATCCCCTGGATCACGCGGAAGAAGATCAACATACCCAGGCTATTGGAAATGCCGCACAGCCAGGAGGCGAGCGCAAACAATGCCGTAGACCACAGGAACAGACGTACTTCGCCGATGCGTTTCGCCAGCCAACCGGTGATCGGAATGGAGATGGCGTTAGCCACCCCAAACGAGGTGATCACCCAGGTGCCCTGCGAGTTGGAAGACCCGAGGTTACCTGAGATAGTCGGTATTGCAACGTTGGCAATGGTGGAGTCCAGCACCTGCATGAAGGTCGCCATGGCGAGCGCGACCGTCATCCAGGCAAGCTGGGCACCTTCAAGCGGTTTTTGTGCCAAGGTAGCCTCCCGCTCGCTTAACCGGCGTTTGCATGGATCACATCGGCGATCATCTGATTAACCGGTGCCAGATCCAGCGTCAGTGCGCTGGTCTCATACAGCGGTTTCTCACGAACGGCATTGGCAAGGACCAGGCCATCCTGATTGGCGGTATCTACCGTGACCAGCGTAGAAAGACCAATGCGTAACGGATGTTCGGCAACCTGCTGTGGATCCAGTTCGATACGTACTGGCAGGCGCTGAACCACTTTAATCCAGTTGCCGGTGGCGTTCTGTGCTGGCAGCAGTGAGAAGGCGCTGCCGGTGCCCATATCGATACCGACGACTTTACCTTTGAACACCACGTCATTGCCGTAAACGTCACTGACGACGGTCGCGGGTTGGCCGATACGCATATTGGCAATCTGCGTCTCTTTAAAGTTGGCGTCTACCCAGATGTGATCCGGTGGCACCACGGCCATCAGAGGGGTTCCTGGGGAGATCTGCGCGCCCACCTGTACACTGCGACGTGATACAAAACCGGTGATTGGGCTGACTACGCGGGTACGTTGCAGCGCCATCCAGGCATCACGCATCTGTGCGGCGGCCTGCAGAATCGCGGGTTGTTTATCCAGAGGGGTATCCAGCACCATAGCCTGATTGGCATTGTATTGCTGAACTGCCACTTCCAAGGCTGCTTTGGCATTGTCTACCGCATCCCGTGCGTGTTGTAGTTCCTCGCGGCCAATTGCATCAGCATTGCCCAGCACCACGCGGCGCTTGAGATCGTTCTCTGCTTTGCTCAGATCGGATTTACGCAGCGCAATGTTAGCCTGGTACTGTTTACCGTTAATCACCAACTGGCGTGTTTGGCGTACGCTATTGGCCAGTGCGGTTCGGGCACGTTCAAACGCCTGCTCTGCATCGGTAGGATCGAGCGTCAGCAGCACGTCCCCTTTACGGACGAAATCAGTGTTATCGAAGGTCACACTGTTCACGCTGCCGGATACCTGGGCCATAATCTGTACCTGATTACCCGCCACATAAGCATCGTCAGTATCCTGATGATGACGTAATACCAGGAACCAATAGACTAAATAAGCCACCCCAATAACAACAAAAATAACCGTCAGTAACAGCAGCCAAAATTTACGCTGCCGTTTTTTACCTGCTGGTTGTTGCGGTTCTAAAGTCTCCGCGCTTGCACTCATGGTTTTCTCCACGCTTTAAATATATTTATTATGCTTTCGGATCCGTTGCAGTTGGGGCTTGGTAGCCACCTCCCAACGCACGGACCAATCCTATCTTCGCCTGCATCAGATTACTGCTGGCTTTCAGTTCAGCCTGTTGCTGCTGTAATAGCTGCGTCTGGCTGGTCAACAGTTCGTCACGTCCGATAATCCCTGCCTGATATTTGGCATTGGAGACCCGGTATACCTCCTGCATGGACTGGGAGGCTGAGGCAGCCTGTTGCAACTGTTGGTTACTGCTCTGTTGAATGGTTATGGCATCGGCGGTTTCTTGGACCGCATTCAGGATAGTCTGGTTATAAGATTCCACCGCCTGATCGTACAGCGCAGATTCCTCACCTAACTTGCTGCGCAGTGCGCCAGCGTGGAAAATCGGCAAGGAAATTGCCGGCACAACGCTCCATGCCTGGCTTGCTGCTTCAAACAGATTCGGACTAGTGCCACCCACGTTAGTGGTTGTCAGGCCAGCAAAAGCAGAGATCGACAGGCTAGGATAAAACTCTTTGCGTGCCGCACTGACTCGCTGGCTGTAGGACTCAACCAATTGGCGTTGTGCGGCAATATCCGGGCGTTTGCCCAGTAAATCGGCGGTCAGTTCACCTTTAGGGGCCAACAGATTTTCAGCCGGTAATGCCACCGGATGCAGAGACTGCATCGCATTAGGACCAAGGCCTGCTAATGCAGCCAACTGGTGTTTAAGTTGTTCAATCTGAGATTGCAACTGGATGATCTGTTGTTTGGCGCTGTCGGCCTGTGCCTGGGTTTGTTGCGGGACTTCGACCCCGTAGATCCCGGCTTTATATTGCGTTTGGCGTAGATCGGCTAAACGTTGGTTGTTATCCACTTCCTGTTGCAGCACTTTCTCCAGTGCATAGTTGGCCTGCAACTGGTAATAAGCCGAAGCCACGGAGCTGGTCAGTGTCAAAGCCGCCTGTGCCTGCTCGGCACGGGCTGCGTCAACCTGGGCTTTTGCTGCATTCACCTGATTGCGATATTTGCCCCACCAGTCAAACTCATAAGCCAGATTTACGCCTAACGAGTTGGAGGACTCGTACACTGGGTTAGGGAGATAGCCAAAGCCCAGGTTGGTGTTTTGCGAGATACGCTGGCGATTGATACTGCCATTGAGATCCAGGTTCGGGCCGTTGGCGGCATTGGCTTCACCGACCACGCTTTGGGCTTCGCGAACCCGGGCTGCGGCCTGTTTCAGCGAAGGGGAGCGTTGCAGCGTCTGGGTCATCAAGGTATCAAGCTGCGGATCGTTGAGCGAACGCCACCATTGCGGGCTAATCGCCAGCGAGCTGACTTTCGGCTGGGCGAGCTGCAGATGTTGGGGATCCATCAGTTCGGATTGTGGGGAGATATTGTCGGTAGATGCGCACCCCGCCAGTAAAAGCATGGCGAACAGCGGGGTGAATCTCCAGTTTAACGGGGATCGCATAGATAAATTACCTGAACAGAAATTATTGGGATAACTGTTCTGAAACTTCCATCTGATCAAGGCGTACTAACAATTTGCGCGTCAGCGATTCAAGCTGTTGCTGCTCTTCGTTGTTTAACGTAGACCAGAGGAAATGCAGACATTTATGCTGCGGTGGCAGCAATTGTTCAAGAAACGCCTCCCCTGCCTGCGTTAAATGCAAATGCAGGCAACGGCGGTCATTGTCGCTCTCCCGGCGCTCAATCCACCCGCGTTTCTCTAGCTCATCGGCAATGCGGGTTGCATTGGTGCGCGATGAACCTAAGGCTGAGCTTAGCTCAGAAGGTTGAATGCTGTGGCTTTCCTGCGCATCCAACGTAATAAGAGCCATAAACAAGGTTTCGTTAATTCCCTGTGCTTTTAGCATTTTATTGCGATTTTCCAGCAACTTGCTCTGCATATGCATGCACAGACGGGTCAGCAGAATTTCCTGGTAAGGGAAGTCTTTCTGACGCTTTGCGCGGAAATTAAGCATTTGTTCTATGGGCGTAAACGAGCTTTCCATAATTTTGGGCCTCATTAATTTCGTTTGGTATAGTAACGATGGTGATTAATAATGTAAATCTTCAGCAAGGGGAATAATTTAGCAATTCGTGTCATTTGTAAGTTGTTTGTAAAGGCTTAATGCTACAAATTGTGTGGACTTGCAGATGAGAACACAAATTGCGCTTTCCGGTGGGCTGGGATTGATAAGTTTTTCTTATTGAACTGGGCGAGAAGCTACGACACGCAGTGTGCGCCGAGAGAACGATAAGGGATAAGAAACTTGCGATAATGAGATAGTTCATGGTGATTCGGGCACAGGATATATAGGACGCCAATAATTCATCCCGAGAACATTACCAGAGTGTGAGTAATAATTATACCCTGTGCCGCTAATAAATTTCCTATCTTACTATTTGGTTGCTAACTAGATGTTCACAGCTCCTTGAGGATCATGACGTTTTCCGCGCCACCAGGTCAGCAGGTTCAATACGCACAAGATGCCGCCAATCGCCGCTACTCCGTTCCAGCCCTCATGCTGATAAGCCGCTGCGGAAAGCACAGACCCTACTGCACCACCGATGAAATAACTGGTCATATAACCAGCGGTCAGCCGGTTACGTGCCTCCGGCATGATGCGGTAAATCACGCTTTGGTTAGTGACGTGAACTGCCTGTACTGCCAGGTCCAACACCAGAATGCCGACAATCAATGCCCAGAGAGAGTGTTTAGCCAGCGCGATAGGGATCCAGGAAAGCAGCAACAGCACAAGCCCGACGCTGGTAGTCAGCCCTGCTTTGCCCTTATCGGCAAGATGGCCCGCGCGGGAGGCTGCCAGGGCACCAGCGGCACCCACCAGGCCAAACAGCCCGATCACACCTTCAGAATAACTGAAAGGGGGAGAGGCCAGCAGGAACGCTATTGATGTCCACAAGACGCTGAAGTTGGCGAATGACAGGGCGCCAAGGATAGCGCGAGTACGCAGCAGCGGCGTAAAGCAGAACAGAGAAAAAATGGATTTCAGCAGTTGCGGATAATTCAGCCCTGAATGCAGCTTATAGCGTGGCAAAGCTCGCCACAGGATTAGCGCCATCAGGATCATCAGCACGCTGGCAACCCAGTAAATGGTACGCCAGCCGCCGAGAGTCGCCAGCGCACCAGCAACGGTTCGGGCCAGCAGAATGCCGAGTAGCAGGCCGCTCATGATGATGCCGACAGTTTTACCGCGTTTTGCCGGGTGTGCGAGGGTCGCGGCAAGCGGCACCAGCAGTTGGGCCACCACGGAGAACAGACCGGTGAGTGCAGTACCCAGGATCATTATTGACAAAGTATTGGAAGACGCGGTGATCAGCATCCCTCCTGCGGCCAGCAGCGTCATAAAAACGATCAGCCCGCGACGTTCAAACATATCCCCTAGTGGCACCAGGAACAGTAGGCCCACCGCATAGCCTAATTGTGCAGCGGTAACGATAAAGCCTGCCTGATTGACCGACAGATTAAAGTTTTGTGCGATGGTTTCCAGCAACGGCTGGGCATAATAGTTACTGGCTACAGCCAGGCCGGTGGCCATGGCGATAATCAGCGTCAGTGCAGGGCTCAAGCCTGGGTGTTCGGTTTGTGGATTCATTGGTATTCAATTATGGAAAACAGTGGGCAAAGTATCGGGCAGGACACATGGTTAAACCAATGTATAATTTTCATCTGATTTATCTCATTTCGAGATTGATAGTATGAACCTGAAACAGATCCGCTATGCCCTGGCGGTTGCCGAAGAGCAGAGCTTTACCCGTGCTGCGCAGCGTTGTCATACGGTACAGTCTGCCCTGAGCCATCAGATTGCCAAACTGGAGGATGAGCTTGGTTGTGCGTTGTTTGAGCGTACCTCGCGCCGCGTGGAGCTGACCGCCGCGGGCCTGGCTTTTATTCAACCAGCCCAGCGGTTGCTGGCGGCGAAACAAGCGTTGGTTGAAGAGGTGGTTGCTGCCGCCGGTACGGTATCCGGTACATTGACCATTGGTACTATTTCAACCATAAACGCGATAGATCTCACCGAAAAATTGGGGGAATTCCATCGCCATCATCCGGCAGTGAATATTCGGTTGTATGTCGGTATGAGTGAGGTACTGCTGGAGGACGTACGCCAGCAGAAAACCGATGTGGCGTTTGTTGGGATTTGGCCCGGCGATAAGGATATGCTGCCGGTGTCACACCGTCAGTTGACCGATGAACCCCTGGTAGCGCTGGTGGCCACCGAACATGCCCTGGCCGGGCGTCTGAAAGTAAACCTGCAAACGCTATCGGAGGTACCGCTAGTGGATTTTTACAGCGGAACAGGTGCACGACGTCAAACCGATCGCGCTTTTCAGGCTGTGGGGATCAAGCGGCATGTCAGCTTTGAGATTGACCATATCGAATGGCTGGAGAATTTGGTGCGACGTGGACTGGCGGCGGGCATTGTGCCCATCTCAACGGCACAGCGTCTGAGCTCACTGGTCTCGATTCCGATTGAAGATGGCCCACGGCGTCAGGTGTATTGCGTATGGAACAAGCCATTATCAAAAACGGCTGAGCGCTTTTTGCAGTTCACTGAGATTTTCCTGTCAGAGTGAGGGCGCAGCAGGTTGCGCCCGTCTGAGTGTTATGGCTTGGCTGCCGCCGCGGCGGTTTTCACCCAGCCATCGAACGTGGCCTGATGCGCCTTGATCCAGCCATTGACATGGTTTTGGATGTCGGCTTCGGAGGACTGGCCTGAATGCATCCGCAGGTTTTGCGCGTTGACGTCGGCAAGTGGCAGTTTCATGATGGCGAACAGCTTGGCGGCCGCGGGATTGGCTTCAGCCCATTGCTTATTGGCGGCAATACGCATGGTACTGACTGGGAAGCCATAGTTGGCTCCGTTTGGCAGTTTGGTATCCACGTTTTTCTGCCCGAACGGCAGGGAAGAGAACGGGACTTGTAGCCAGACAACGTCACGCCCAGGCACCAACACATCGCTGACCCAGTAAGGCGTCCAGGTGTAATACAGCACCGGTTTACCTTCTTTGAAACGGGTGATGGTATCGGCGATCATGGCAGCATAGTTGCCCTGATTGTGCTCCACCGTTTTGCTCAAACCGTAGGCGTCGATATGGTGATTGATTGCTGCCTCGCAGCCCCAGCCTGGCGTGCAACCGGTCAAGTCTGCCTTGCCATCACCGTTGGTATCAAACAGCTTGGCAATTTTAGGATCCTTTAGCTGCTCCAGGTTGGTGATGTGATATTGGTCGGCGGTCTTTTTGTCGATCAGATAGCCCTGAGCTGCACCGTTGACGTAAATCCCTTCGCGGTAGAATTTGTTATCACCCCCGGCGGCCTGATACTGATCGGCATGCAGCGGATTCCAGTTTACCGCCAGGAAGGTGGCATCGCCGGAAGCGATGGACGTGTAGGCCACGTTGTAGTCCACCTCACGCGGTTCTTTCACGTCATAACCAAGCTTTTCAAGTGCCCTGCTGACCAGCAGTGTCTGGAAAGTCTCCTCGGAGATGGTGCTCTGTATCGGTTGTACCGAAATACCTTTTCCTGGCAAATCAGCAGCGATCGCGCCCTGTGAACCAAGCAGTGTGGTAAGGACAATCGCCCAGATCCCTGTAGTGCGCATAGTTTTTCCTCTGTTATTGATGTTGTTTGGAGATAGCCCGCCAGGGCAGAAAGCCGCCGGCGGGAAGTACAATCAGGCTTTTTTGATAAACGGGCGGGCGAGCAACCCGATTGGGCCGTGGGTATACCAGCGGCCTAACCCTTTACTGCGGCGATCGCGCCCCAGCGACTGGGTAAGGCGATCGAGAATAATCGCCAGAATCACGATACCAACGCCACCCACGGCGGCCAGCCCCATATCCAGGCGGCCGATGCCACGCAGCACCATCTGACCCAGACCGCCCACGGCGATCATCGAGGCGATAACCACCATCGATAACGCCAGCATCAGCGTCTGGTTAACCCCGGCCATGATGGTTGGCATGGCCAGCGGCAACTGCACCTTAAACAGCAACTGACGCGGACTGGAACCGAAGGACTCGGCGGCTTCGATCAGATCTTCCGGTACCTGTTTGATGCCCAGAATGGTCAGGCGCACGATGGGCGGCAGGGCAAAGATGATGGTGACCACCACCCCCGGTACGTTACCGATACCGAACAGCATGACGATCGGCACCAGATAGACGAAGGCTGGTGTAGTCTGCATGGCATCAAGCAGTGGCCGGATCACCTTGGCGGCATGTTTGCTGCGTGCCAGCCATATGCCCAATGGCAGACCGATCAGGATGCAGAAGAACAGGGCGGTGAGCACCAGCGCCAGCGTGACCATCGCCTGTGACCAGGCCCCGATAGCGCCGATGGCGATCAGGGAAACCAACGTGGCGGCCCCCATGCCGAGGCTGGATATCTGCCAGGCGATCAGCGAGAACAACAAAATGGCGACGGGAGCAGGCATGCCCAGCAAAAACTGCTGGAAACCGCTGAGGATGAAATCCACCGGCACGCGAATGCCCTGGAACAGTGGCCGAAAGTGCAACACCAGCCAATCAATGGCGTGAGTGACCCAGCTGTCAAACGGCACCCAAGCCTTGTGGAACGGATCCAGCAGGCTAAAGTGCTCAGGTTCCACTGGTGTGCTGTTAAGCCAGTCAGCGCTCTGTGCGGCCTGATTTGCGGCATCATGGGGCACGCTGTCTGCCGGTGCGCCGGTTGCCCAGGGATCGCTGCTGGTGGCAGCCTGGGTTGCCGGGGCTTCGTTAGGGGATGTGGCAGCTGTTGCCCATGGATCCTGATTATCACTCATTCGTAGGGCCCTCTTTATCTAAAGCCTGCAGCAGCATGCCTTTGGAAATAATACCGATATAGTTGTTCTCCTCACCGACCACCGGCACGGCGCAAGGCGCCTGTGCTACCAGTGAAATCAGCTCGCTCAGCGGCATATCCGCCGGAACGGGCAGCGGAGCGTCCAGCAAGGCGTCATCCAGCGTTTGATTGGCTGCCAGCGCCTGCTTGAGAGAGTCTATCGAGACCACACCGATAAATTTCTGGCCGCGTTCAAGTACGTAGCCATAGTCACGGTCTTCATCACGCAGGATCTGCAATGCAGAGCGCGGACCAAAACCGGGGGTTTTACGAATCAGGGTTACCGGACGGCGTTTGGCGATATCTTTAGCACTGAACACATGGCTGATATCGACGCCGCGGAAGAAGGTACGCACATAGTCGTTGGCCGGATTATTTAATATTTCATCCGGTGTACCGACTTGAATGACTTCACCGTTCTGCATAATGGCGATACGATCGCCAATTCGCATGGCCTCATCCAGATCGTGGGAAATAAACACGATGGTGCGCTGATGTTTAGCCTGTAATTTGACTAATTCATCCTGCATTTCGGCACGAATTAATGGGTCGAGGGCCGAGAAGGCTTCATCCATTAGCAATATATCAGGATCGTTAGCCATAGCGCGGGCTAATCCCACACGTTGACGCATTCCGCCAGAGAGTTCGTCGGGATAAGAATGGGCATAATTTTCCAGCCCAACCTGACGTAAAGCATCCAGCGCTTTTTCCTGCCGTTCTTGTAACGGAATGCCGGCTAATTCCATGCCGAAAGCGGTATTATTTAATACGTTCATATGCGGCATGAGTGCAAATGACTGGAACACCATGCTGATCTTATTTCGCCGTACGGTACGTAGCGCAGCATCGGATATTTTTGAGATATCCTCGCCGTCAATCAGTACCTCACCGCGAGTGGGTTCTATCAGACGATTGAGAAGGCGTACCAA
Coding sequences within it:
- the trxC gene encoding thioredoxin TrxC; this translates as MNTVCAACNATNRVPEDRLSDGAKCGRCGHELFDGEVINATAANLDQLLQDDLPVVIDFWAPWCGPCRSFAPIFEDVAEERAGKVRFVKVNTEAEPELSARFRIRSIPTIMVFREGKMVDMLNGAMPKAPFDNWLNELV
- a CDS encoding tRNA/rRNA methyltransferase, encoding MNDSFSGKNGKVKVMYVRSDDDNGDNRNKNKRPDGKGRPADNARSGRAGQDKPRGGDRRGSDPRRSESDRPRRPARTEDRGGYESPWKTVSRAPEEEPAFDHGGISGKSFIDPEQLRRQRAEETRVYGENACQALFASRPDAIVRAWFVQSVTPRFREALRWMAANRKAYHVVDEEELAKASGTEHHGGVCFLIKKRQGLDAQTYLKSAPAKDCVLALEEVGNPHNLGAIVRSCAHFGVNGVLLQDPAVLESGAAVRTAEGGVEHIKAINADDFLSVLDTFRKAGYTIVTTSSHKGTPLAQAKLPAKMVLVLGQERDGLSDSAWQQGDMSVSIGGTGKVESLNVSVATGILLADWWRQNQA
- the emrB gene encoding multidrug efflux MFS transporter permease subunit EmrB, whose translation is MAQKPLEGAQLAWMTVALAMATFMQVLDSTIANVAIPTISGNLGSSNSQGTWVITSFGVANAISIPITGWLAKRIGEVRLFLWSTALFALASWLCGISNSLGMLIFFRVIQGIVAGPLIPLSQSLLLNNYPPAKRSMALALWSMTVIVAPIFGPILGGYISDNYHWGWIFFINIPIGLFVILVAMSTLKGRETKTEIKPIDTVGLVLLVVGIGALQIMLDQGKELDWFNSTEIIVLTIVAVVALVFLVVWELTDDHPVVDLSLFKSRNFTIGCLCISLAYMLYFGAIVLLPQLLQEVYGYTATWAGLASAPVGLIPVVLSPIIGRFGNRLDMRRLVTFSFIMYAVCFYWRAYTFEPGMDFGASAWPQFVQGFAIACFFMPLTTITLSGLPPERMAAASSLSNFTRTLAGSIGTSITTTLWSRRESMHHSQLTEFVNPFNPQSQEMYSKLEQLGMSKQQASAYIANEITAQGLIISANEIFWLSAGVFLILLALVWFAKPPFSSGGGGGGAH
- the emrA gene encoding multidrug efflux MFS transporter periplasmic adaptor subunit EmrA; this encodes MSASAETLEPQQPAGKKRQRKFWLLLLTVIFVVIGVAYLVYWFLVLRHHQDTDDAYVAGNQVQIMAQVSGSVNSVTFDNTDFVRKGDVLLTLDPTDAEQAFERARTALANSVRQTRQLVINGKQYQANIALRKSDLSKAENDLKRRVVLGNADAIGREELQHARDAVDNAKAALEVAVQQYNANQAMVLDTPLDKQPAILQAAAQMRDAWMALQRTRVVSPITGFVSRRSVQVGAQISPGTPLMAVVPPDHIWVDANFKETQIANMRIGQPATVVSDVYGNDVVFKGKVVGIDMGTGSAFSLLPAQNATGNWIKVVQRLPVRIELDPQQVAEHPLRIGLSTLVTVDTANQDGLVLANAVREKPLYETSALTLDLAPVNQMIADVIHANAG
- a CDS encoding efflux transporter outer membrane subunit is translated as MRSPLNWRFTPLFAMLLLAGCASTDNISPQSELMDPQHLQLAQPKVSSLAISPQWWRSLNDPQLDTLMTQTLQRSPSLKQAAARVREAQSVVGEANAANGPNLDLNGSINRQRISQNTNLGFGYLPNPVYESSNSLGVNLAYEFDWWGKYRNQVNAAKAQVDAARAEQAQAALTLTSSVASAYYQLQANYALEKVLQQEVDNNQRLADLRQTQYKAGIYGVEVPQQTQAQADSAKQQIIQLQSQIEQLKHQLAALAGLGPNAMQSLHPVALPAENLLAPKGELTADLLGKRPDIAAQRQLVESYSQRVSAARKEFYPSLSISAFAGLTTTNVGGTSPNLFEAASQAWSVVPAISLPIFHAGALRSKLGEESALYDQAVESYNQTILNAVQETADAITIQQSSNQQLQQAASASQSMQEVYRVSNAKYQAGIIGRDELLTSQTQLLQQQQAELKASSNLMQAKIGLVRALGGGYQAPTATDPKA
- the mprA gene encoding transcriptional repressor MprA; the protein is MESSFTPIEQMLNFRAKRQKDFPYQEILLTRLCMHMQSKLLENRNKMLKAQGINETLFMALITLDAQESHSIQPSELSSALGSSRTNATRIADELEKRGWIERRESDNDRRCLHLHLTQAGEAFLEQLLPPQHKCLHFLWSTLNNEEQQQLESLTRKLLVRLDQMEVSEQLSQ
- a CDS encoding MFS transporter; protein product: MNPQTEHPGLSPALTLIIAMATGLAVASNYYAQPLLETIAQNFNLSVNQAGFIVTAAQLGYAVGLLFLVPLGDMFERRGLIVFMTLLAAGGMLITASSNTLSIMILGTALTGLFSVVAQLLVPLAATLAHPAKRGKTVGIIMSGLLLGILLARTVAGALATLGGWRTIYWVASVLMILMALILWRALPRYKLHSGLNYPQLLKSIFSLFCFTPLLRTRAILGALSFANFSVLWTSIAFLLASPPFSYSEGVIGLFGLVGAAGALAASRAGHLADKGKAGLTTSVGLVLLLLSWIPIALAKHSLWALIVGILVLDLAVQAVHVTNQSVIYRIMPEARNRLTAGYMTSYFIGGAVGSVLSAAAYQHEGWNGVAAIGGILCVLNLLTWWRGKRHDPQGAVNI